GTggacctctctcttttttttgtctccctccttctttgTCCCCGTCACTTGGACGTCGACCAGTAAAATTGATCCGCAGCAAATTTTGGCTtaagacaacaacacaaaatagCTTTTGTCCTCTATGCATATAACAAAAGTAAAAGCAACAGAAATAGTTACAGTAATGGTAATCGCAGGCACTGAGGGCTACTAAATCCCTTCTCCTTCCCTAAGGCTGACACTCTGCCACATACTGAGCCCAACAGTAAGTCCTAGTGTGGACACTTTGCCACATAGGGATCCCTAATCACCATGCCTCGGGCTATGATCACACACTGCTCGACACTAGCTTTTTACACAGGCTTTATCTTTGCACTGATTCAATTTACTGAGCTTAGGATACCTCTTGTTCACAGAGGGTCCAAAGGATACTCCACACTGTCCATTTTTGTGTTATACGATGTAGTTTTAATGTAGAATGTAATGTCTACAAAAGCAAAGTGAGTACTAAGCTTTCTGAAAACCAAATAGTTGTCAGTAACAGTTTCAACCTTGAGGATCACATGAGTGCAGTATGTGAGCTTAAATATTGCAGTTGTCAGCACTAAATCACAGGAGAGTGTGGGAAGGTGGAGCGTTATTGGAATGTCGTGGATTGATTAATCTTCCGTGCCAATCACCAAAGGAGACTGCAACCCTCTCGATCCGCTTAATAGAGGCACTAATGACGAGCCCCATTAGTTTAATGTATGCCTTTATCGCTGTGCCCTTAGATGACTGTAGCGTTTCATTAGACATGTCTGCCTCATATCTCACTTTGCACCCAGAGGAAACTGTGAAGGGATTAATTTTATGATGGAccccctgcctcctcctgcctccctcctcctcctcctcctcttcactccttccctcgctccctccctccatccctccctccctcaactCAGCTCCCAGCCACAGCCAGGGACCCAGGAGGAATAGTGTCTTTGTCGTCCTGCCGTTTCAGAGTTGAGGAACAAGAGGAGTTTAATCCTCATTGTCCAGGAGACTgcggagggtgagggggggtctCCGGCTGTAAAATGATCCAACTGGCCTCGGCTAATCCCCTCCTAACCCCCACCCCCAGGCCTGagccccccccagcccccccaaGCCACAACTCATGCCCCACACTACCACAGTACCAcacgtttacacacacacacacacacacatagatacaaacacacacatccgtgCACACACAGTTCCAAAGATGGGCCGTATgcccaaaaaaagacaaaaacagcgAGAATGCAGAAACAAATGTGTTCACCCATACATTTAGTGAATGTCCGCACAAGTAAACATGAATGccgtactctctctctctctctctctcacacacacacacacacacacacacacacactctccctcagAAGGATAATCTCATTCATAGTTATGCTGTAAGTGGTTTAGCGGTGTATGTTTAAGTGGGTTTAAGTTAATCACCTGTGCTCCGGCCGCATGGGCTTAACCAACTGGTAACCTGTCTTCCACACTGGAGCCAGGAGAGGTGTCCTTCCTCTGGTTGGCTTTTTTGGATAGGGGCATCCTTACCTCCCTCTGCCAtgatggcctgtgtgtgtgcgtgtgtgcgtgtgtgtgtgtgtgtgtgtgtgtgtgtgtgtgttcgtgcaaCTGTGTGTGAGGTGAGGTGGGGAAGGTATTtgaagaaaaggaagaacagCAAACATATCCTCATTTTCGCATTATTTTGATTGGCCATTATGACGTGTGCaaatgcgcgtgtgtgtgtgtgtgtgtgtgtgtgtgtgtgtgtaactgtgtgtgtgtctgtgtgtgtgtgtgtctgagcaagAGAGTGAAGTGGGGTGGGGGACTTAATTGAAGAAAATAGCAAAATAACAAATAGCttcattttatcattattatgataAGCCACGATGACGTAagtggatgcgtgtgtgtgtgtgtgtgtgtgtgtagagaagTGAGGAGTTAGTTGAAGAAAATGAAGACCAGTAAACACAGGCtcattttattgtcattgtaatTAGGTAAAGGAATATTTGAAGATTAGGCAGGACAGGACTGGACATCTATTTGACGCTAAGTCTCTCTCTAACAAGACGGATGCTATCCAGTCCGCACAaatctttcctccctcctcctttgaATTTCTCTACCTTGCACaggcccctccctccccagtctctctccccgctttctctctttatttctctctatttctctctcccctcctctctttctttctccctgctcctccctgAGTGACAGCTCAATACCCAGCTCTCCCAGGCTTATCTAGCCTCAGCAGATGGTTGACTTGGATCACTGTTCATACGCCACGATCTGGGCTGGTGATAAAGACTGTTACAGAGGGAATATACGCtatctctccctcgctctttcttcctcctctctccctcgctcttacccccttttctcctctcgcTCGCCTCCCCTTGATCTCcccttgtgtttctctctctctccatcccatcTCTTTTCAGCGCACCTCTCATCTCGCCTCTTTTCAACAACTCTTTCCGTTTCTACCTGGACCTGCTTCTCTCCTTGTCATGTCCTCCACCCTTCTGAGCTTTgtcccgctccccccccccccccctcctcctcctctcctcctctccctccatctctgtgcGTTGAATCTGGTGCTGCGTGATTGTCTCTGCTCCCTGCTGGGCTGGCGCCTGTCTAAAGGGCCCTAGGACCCTCACACACTGAGGGGCTCCAGCCATGCCAGAGAtgccctcgctcctctctcctctcctctcctctcctctcctctcctctcctctcctctcttcctctcctctggctcaTATCACTTCATCTGATCCCTCTTCATCTCCACAGGACAGAATAAAAGGTCGGACTGTGTCACtatctgctcctctccctctttcatggTTTACctctgtaaacaaaagtcaTGTAGTGTGTATTTCACTTAAATACAGAAGGAAGCATCAGCCTAACAAGttaacatattttttaaattataacGTATGCCACAATTACATTAAGTAATCAGGTAACCTTCAAAGAATTCAAACTCTTGTTAGCTAAAGCGTTGCTAGACTCTCACCGCCTGTCTTTCCATTTCTATGTGATCACTTCAATTGAACAACTGATGTGCACTTCACAGGCTGCGATCGGCCATTTTATGTATACTTCACTTGTTTGGATTGGCCATTTGATGTACTCTTCACATGTTTTGTATACTACACAGCTAACGAACAAAGCAAAGGGAAAAGGGGGTATAGCTGCCACTCACAGATGAAAAAGGGCTGAGTGCTGGGAGCGATATGAATGAGCGCATACAACACAGCACCTTGTTTGGCCGGGCAGCAACAGAGAAGCAGACTGGGAAAGAAATCACTTGCTGTTCAGCGGCACGCGCCATACATTACCCAGCAGCAGACACATCAATGCTGTCAGATGCTTGCCAGTGTAATACGAGAGGTAAAAGACATGAAAGCGAGCTCAAACCGTGTGAATAAAGTGGCTtcttctgggaaaaaaaagcactgGTAGTTTCAAGAAGAGATGTCACAAATTCTCAAATAAGATACAGTCAATCAAAGCCGACGATGCCAACATGGGCGTGAAGGGGCTGCCATCCCATATGTGGTGAAAATCCCTCCCCTGTGAGTTGCTGGTGGCTCTCTCTCCAATACTCCAGACAGTTTGCAGCCATCTTAATCTGAACGGTGGAATCTGGCAACCGCTCTGGAGCACCTGCATCCGTCCAGCCTGACCCGCTTTTGTTCTGGTCCGACCCCCTAACTTTAGCCCCTAATTAACCCAACAGAAACTAATTAAATACAGCTCTAGTGGACCAGACGCCAGacaaaagggagagaaggacgTAGGGAAGTGAGCGGAGCGAGGGGAGTGAGCCAACATGACAGGCaggagtaaagagagagagagggagaggggggaaaaaatggaggTCCAAAGCTTGGCCTCCAGCCCCTGAGactggttcagacagacagagagagagagaaaggaagagagaaagaaagagggagagagaagagtagagaggttgggaggaggagggtaggTTGGGTTTCGATGTCAGACGCTGCAGCCTGGTTCCCTGATTTCCCATACTGACCTTATAGTGACTTCTTTGTACatgctgtcatgtttttttttccaaggtaTTTTGGATACTGCATCTTCAGCGCACAGCCCTCGTAGATTGATGGGAACGGGTGCCAACTGCTGTAATCACAAGCGCCACAGTCACATGATGCAACTCAAAGCCCTGGAGATATTTGGAAAGGGAGACAGGACGACGATGAGAGccgcggagagagagagagagacagagagagagagagagagacaagagcagCGCAGAATGAAAGGagcaaagagggagaaaaggtacGGGACAGGATTCTGAGAAAGAAGATATAAATATGGGTTCAAACCAGCCAAGTGTCTCTGGCAAGACGTTGCTCTTAGTCCCAGTCACAGCACGCTAAGTGATAGAGAAAGTAATTAAGAGAAGCCTGTTCAAGTAGATAGGCCTGTAAAGGAGATTTGAAGAGGGGAACTGATTGTGCATGTCTGATTCCAGCTCTTCAGAGAGTTCTCAGCCCCAAGGCTTAGCTTTCAAAGGGccgtcgctctctctctctctctctctctctttctctctctctctctctctctctaacatatatttacaaacaaaatatgactctccctccttccactaTAGCATAGAAAACATATATTCATGGCAGCTgtatttattttggaaaaaacaaagcgagagagagaatgagagacagtcACTTGACAGTGGAGGGTCTGGTTATGGCagctgaatacacacacacacacacacacacacacacacacacacacacactgatacaaggGAGGGGATGGGCTTCATTTTCTGAAATATACATACTTTGTCAATATTGTTTGTCATTGTTTGTCAtcaactgtcatgccaataaagcacactggattgaaaatttgaaaaacaaaatgaaaaattgaatagagagagagagagagagagagagagagagagagaaggaggtgtcAGCATCTCTGCCTGACATGTCACATGCTTAATCATGGCACCATTATTTACATATTATCAGTTCTGGCAAGAAGGCAagaaaatatctatctatctatctatctatctatctatctatctatctatctatctatctatctctccttTTTCTAGTAGCACTCTGTGAGTCTTACTTAAGATCTGTGACTTCTGATTGTTGTTTTGCTTGAACTTAATACAAACTGCTTACATATTGCTATGCATGCACCCTCAAATCAGGAAACAAGGCGCTGTAGGACTTGATGATGCACACGGTGGCTTTGCAAGTCAAGTGGTCCAAGCGCTGAGTACATGGAGGTACTTGTGGACACGATAGAGCAACACTGCCACCTAGGTGCATTAGACCTCACTGCAGATAATTTCCCCTGGACTGAAGTGAAGTCTGCTGTGTCAGTCTGTGAGGTCAGTCCAATCTCACTGCTTTGTCAGTTTGGCTTGAGTCGCTTGAATTCCATGTCTAATTCAACTGGCAGCAGTAAAAATGAAGTGGAactctgtgtgtgcgcatgtgtgtgtgtgtgtgtgtgtgtgtgtgagtgagagagagagagagagagagcgtcaaACAAGTCAAACAAGGAAGCTGGAGggtaaaaacactgaaaaaaatggtttattttttaatcttctGAGTTTAAATGGGGAAACTATAACTGCATGTTTGTACTGTCTTGtgtactgtttgtgtgtttgtgtacatgcgttgatttgagtgtgtgtgtgtgtgtgtgtgtgtgtgtgtgttgtgactgtgtgtttgcatttacaTGGTAATCTGCATGACTGCTATACAGCTCTCCAGCACCTCTAATCCTTTCCACCTGCTCACAACACCCAAACTGTGGACAGGAGAactccccccaccaccaccaacaccccccaccccttgcTGACCGACTGGGTGCTGCCACCCACCTTGCCAGGCTCCAGCTGAGGTCTGCACCCCCACCCTGAAcccccttcttctctcccccaGCAGTGCCAGTGCTGAAGTATGTTGATTGCAGCCCATGACAAGGCAAAGGGAGTGAGCAACCAGGCAGGAATActgaataaagaaacaaaaacaaaaacttggCCTCTACCTCCATCTGTGCCATTTGTCAGTCATTAGCCATAGTCTGAAATTGTGTCTCCCTTAAGAAAAACAACTCTAGTAATCCTATAATTAATTTTACCCacacatttcacagaaaaaCTTGACATAAAAACCATCATACAGCTgctacaaataaaaaattataCCACAGAAAATTATTTAGTTGTACCACAGGGGATATTATTacactactgagtaccacagacaaaCTACAAGGCCCTAGAGGTATATTATAGGGAAATTATaataaaatcagaatcagaatcagaaatactttattgatccctgaggggaaattgggtttcgttgcagttgctcacagaaatatatataggcatagagaaattataagaaaaatagaaataagaaaataaatataaaaatatgtagaatatgtgcattatactacaataaaataaaaatatgtaaagccataggagataaaatatgccataaagtacaataaggtcactatgaACTGAGTAGCGCAGATGCCATGTAGGTCCCTGCAGGAGTATTACagttatagtgatttttcgccTGGGATTACATTCCAGCTATAATCGTGAAATTGGGAAAGGAGCATACAACTGTGAGGAAAAACGAGTCCACAAAGCTCAGTATTGTCTGATATcggtagacagacagatgaaccgCATCTTCCTCAGTCGCTGTCCACTCTCTGGTGCTGAAAGGTCTTCCTGCGATCAACGACAAAGTTCAATTTCAGGTTCAAGAGCCTCAGCAGACAGGCCGATGAAGACTATCCAGCAGGATGATCCAGAAAGAACAACGAACCCAATCTACTGGCGACATCTATTGGAGAAACTTCCGTTTTGCAAGACAATAAGTATCCTCAATTTAGATGGCGTCCTCTACTGGAGGGAGAACGGCTCTACAGATACTGTACTTTAATAAGTCATGTTATAAAACTAGTTAACCCTTAAAGACACCAGCTTTCTCTGAATTACATTTCAAGCCCGTTTCAAAACAAAAAGGATCACACGTCAATGCTACAATGCTCCAACATATTTCAGGCTGTGGTCCAAATTCAAGCGTGCATaacacaatgcaatgcaaaccAAACTGATAAAAGAGCGCCTGCGCAAGACCCGGGCTATCTCAATCTCAACAGAACTCAATGAAGTTAGACCAGGTTAGAGAGGACAGAGCCTAATGATTAacttttttaaacaaaacattgtAAGCAAATTAATAGGCCTAGGCCTGTGAAAAAAAAGTGCTCGTCTGTTGAATTACACCACTGTCGTAAAACGTCTCTGTCTACTGTTGCAATGGCGTTTGCTGCGACAGCACTTTCCGGCAGCAGGGAAATCGAGGAGAAAGCAGCGACAAACGTCGCAAGCGAATCCGATATCGCCTCAATAATCCTCGGATTTATAGATTATTCGGTGAAGTAACTTGTATATTGTTTGTATATCCTTTCACCTTGTGAATGAAATTGTATTTGACGTTTTTCAAGCGTGAATCTCCACCTTAATGCGGTGGGATGGCTACAGTGCCGACTGGGCCTAGTAGCGCATTGCCTGCATCCCCGGCTGAAATTACTCCCTTCCCCGGGGGTAGGAGCGTGGAGCCGGGGGAGGACGGAGAGCCAGGCTGCGACAGGGACGACTCTGTCACCGCCGGGACTGGGAAGAAGTCGCAGGTCACTGAGGTCAAACGGTCGATcaagaaaaagcagaaaaacatgCTATCACATGCTAACCCGACGGCGCTACACCTCAAAATGCAACcccaggagcagcagcagctaaacGGCTTGGTCAGTCCCGCGGAGGACGCTGACAGCCACCAACACACAGGAAGCCGACCTGACAATCCGAGACCGTCCATGGAAAACTGTGACAGCGGCGGCGAGGGGACCCCGAGCGACAGAAACAATAGTGAGCACTGCCAACACGAAGGCCACAGCCCCTTTTCCAAAAACGGCAGCCACCCTCTCTTGATTAACAATAGCATGAACGGAATGCCGACTATCACAAGAACTGAGGCAGGGCAAAGCCACCCCGGAATCGGAGAGCACCCCGAGGacgagaggaaaggagagcgcGACCCCACGGAAGCCCCGCGACCACCGGGCGAGCCGCCGGACCACCCTGAGACGGCCAGGCCCGGAGGGGAAGCCCACCAAGACCCGCCCGTGGCGGAGCTGGCGAGGCTCGAGCTGAAGAGCTCGCCCGGcagagtggaggaagagagccACGGGATTCATTACGTCCGCTACGAGTCCGAGCTGCAGATGCCATGGATCATGAGACTGATCACCAAGGACTTGTCTGAGCCTTATTCAATTTATACTTACAGGTACTTCATCCACAACTGGCCACAGCTCTGCTTTCTGGTGAGTAGACACTGAAGAAAACCATGTGTCATATCTACTGTGCCAGTCTAACTTTTTGTGTCAGCACATCAAGCCTAGATTTAGTTGCACAGCCGGTTGTCAGTGCTCTAAACTCCCTGAAATCACTCCAAAGAGAAAACCTCCCTTTACATTGCCTCTGTCAAGTCTTCAACTAGGCTTGTCAAGTCAAGATAAACTGTGTGTTAACCCTCCCCTCTTTTAGACTGCCAGTATCTGCAGTTATACAACATTTCTGCTGAGTTTGGGTGTGACTGCTGGAGTTGGGCATGCACATTGCCTGGCCAGTAAATAATCACCTGTCAGTGTGTCACAGAAGCCGCAGAACATATTTGCGATATGTAGGCTTGGCCACATGAACATATATAGcttacacacacttaaaaatagCCCGCAGTCAATGGGCATCGGCTGGGAGTTTTTATAGCCTCAGTCTGGGTGGAATGACCACTTGTCTGACGCAAATCCTTCATTCTTGTTCTGTCTTAAGTATTACAATCAGAGTTAATAGATTTCAAATGAAGAGAAGGAATTAAGAAATGAATTGACGTGACAAAATCCCTGTTTGTGGGTTCCGTGTCAGTCTTGTGATGATGCCAGGGCCTTTTGTTTAGTCATCTGTGTACAGGCATTCAGAGGCATGCAGTGCAAACTTTTCTAATCGTGGACTCTGAGGAAAACGCACAGTCGAAACGTCAGTCCGATAAACGTGCTACATGTATCGAGTGCTCCAGTGTGACGTTACCTGGCGAGGTGCCCTGAGTATAATAGACGTCAAACTTTTCTAAGTGTTACATTTTCAGTCTTAGGACAGAGCAAAGTTGTGCTTTAACTCGGCGTCTCTCAAAGCACCTACAGCATCTAGTGTGAATTTTCAACACCCCAGTTTAGGCTCTTCACTGTCCTGTCTTTGTTTATCCTTTTAGCTCGGAGGTTATAAACCTCCCACTACCAGTTTGCCTGCAACACTTCATGTGACATTAGAGGAAGCACCATGCAGAgtagaggtcaaaggtcagctcaGAGAGTCCTGTGCTGGCAGAATGACAGGAACTTTAGAGATGTTGTTGACTGGCTACTTCGCTAGTCAGTCAGAGGACttaactgtctgtgtgtgtgtgtgtgtgtgtgtgtgtctgtcccagGCCATGGTGGAGCAGGAGTGTGTCGGAGCCATCGTATGTAAGCTGGACATGCACAAGAAGATGTTCCGTCGCGGCTACATCGCCATGCTGGCTGTGGACTCAAAACACAGAAGGAAAAGCATCGGTGAGACCGCAGCACTGCACCGTCTCCCATAGAGGAGTCTAAAATCCAACAGCAAGGCCTGTCCCGCGATACGAAACCTAGACCAGGCTCTGTGGCAGTGTCGTAATGCTTTCTTTGACAGCCAAATCTGTTTATGCAAAGTAGAAATTTAGATAAGGTATACACTCTGTGTCTGTGACGTGTGTCACACCACTCCCTAGTGTCAGCTGAATGTCAGTCACACTGCTTATATCTTTCCTATACTATCAGCTTTTAAGCCAGAAAAATAGACAAACCTTGCGTTACATTCTTTACCCTTTGTGTGTTGGTTATCTGTGTGCCGCAGCTGACTTGTGGTCTTCCTGTTTCAGGTACTAACCTGGTGAAGAAGGCCATCTATGCCATGGTGGAGGGTGACTGTGACGAGGTAAGATACCCGGTTTCCTTTCCGCTACGGGACGGCCAGTGCTAACCGGCGCTCACTCACTCCGCATGCCTTCCTTTTTCCAACTGACAATGTTGCTGTCTCATATCTTGTTACATCCAGAGATGATTTGTTACCCCGAATAACGGTGCgatcagggatgtgattttttccccagttgttttttccccaagcTTTCAGTGTTTTGTAGCACATCTCATATATTCCTGTATTTCTGCGTTTTCCAACACTATTTCGGGTATTTTATATTGTTCTGATTTTAACCAGCAATACTATCATGTCTGTGTTTTAGGCTTATTAAGTTGGAAGAGTAAAACTTCTGCACACTTAGGTCCATGCAAGTTTCTTTATTAATTAAACCAAGCTTTTGGTCAAATACACCTTCACAACTTTGATGTCTTTTGACCTGTAGCACCTCAGCAAAAGATAGTAGTTCAGTGTGCAGTCATCTTCCTACAGGCTTTTTAAGTTTGGCCGTGGCCCTGGTTCAAACTCTAGTGGGAAAATCGGGTACTAACATTTCAAGGTCCTGTTTTTCCTCACTGGCCTTCACTTATCTAAGTTTGCCAGTAACCTTGGTTTGATTGTCACCAGCTCTAAGTCATTCACTAGCTTCCCACTATTACAAACTATTTCACTcgctctgtcactctctgttcCCTACACcccactaaacacacacactagggtaGTTACCTGTAGATTTTCAAATCTATGGGTAATTATTCTCCAGACAGAGCAGATGTTTGAGGTGGAAAATTAGATTCAGCATTGTTATTTCTCTGATCTCCTTACTGACTGAGACCAAAGGATTGCCGCTGTGCTTCACCATGTTAATAATCATTTTTTTGGCAGTGTGATAACATACACACAAGGTGACCAAGTTATCCCTGTATTTTTCAATTTATCTCAGTTGAACCATAAATACATAGACATTTGCAAACGCAGCTTGTGCTGAAACACATGCAAACTGCATGAGTTTCAGCGTTGGAGCTTGTGTGGATCCCATCAACAAGCCAAACAAATCATAAATACTTGGATCAATGCATTATTTTTGTCCTAGGAGTTAAGAAAAAAGTCCAAAACAACCAACACAATTTTTTTCCTGACAGTAATTTCATTCAAACGGACTTTTTGAATAAGTATTATTCAACAGCCCACTGACTCGGCCGTCTGTGTGTCCCCAGGTTGTGTTGGAGACGGAGATCACCAACAAGTCGGCCCTGAAGCTGTACGAGAACCTGGGTTTTGTCAGAGACAAGCGGCTGTTCAGATACTACCTGAACGGTGTGGACGCACTTCGGCTCAAACTGTGGCTCCGctagaggaaaggaaaggggacgGGGGAGGGTGGGACAGTGGGTGCTGTTCACCCCTTAGACTATCAGCTTGACGGCCTCAGCTCAGCCTCGGTCATTTCACtcttatatacacacatacacacacacacacacacacacacacacagtacacatacaCCTGTGTACAAGCATAAGAGTATGCACATAGGTATGCAtagacacacgcagacacacccTCTTTTTTGTCCTTGACCTCTTTGAACAACTCTTGTTGAGGCTGAAATGGACTGAAATCCCACCTGATGTTTTCATGAAGGGGCCCCTCAGAGTTTTTGGACCTTAAGACGAGGAGGGGGGGGcgagtggggaggggggggggggtctctggGACAACCTTGACTGGGACTAGATGACCTTTTGACCTTCAAGCTTGGACTCCGTACT
This genomic stretch from Centroberyx gerrardi isolate f3 chromosome 18, fCenGer3.hap1.cur.20231027, whole genome shotgun sequence harbors:
- the naa30 gene encoding N-alpha-acetyltransferase 30 translates to MATVPTGPSSALPASPAEITPFPGGRSVEPGEDGEPGCDRDDSVTAGTGKKSQVTEVKRSIKKKQKNMLSHANPTALHLKMQPQEQQQLNGLVSPAEDADSHQHTGSRPDNPRPSMENCDSGGEGTPSDRNNSEHCQHEGHSPFSKNGSHPLLINNSMNGMPTITRTEAGQSHPGIGEHPEDERKGERDPTEAPRPPGEPPDHPETARPGGEAHQDPPVAELARLELKSSPGRVEEESHGIHYVRYESELQMPWIMRLITKDLSEPYSIYTYRYFIHNWPQLCFLAMVEQECVGAIVCKLDMHKKMFRRGYIAMLAVDSKHRRKSIGTNLVKKAIYAMVEGDCDEVVLETEITNKSALKLYENLGFVRDKRLFRYYLNGVDALRLKLWLR